A part of Paraburkholderia largidicola genomic DNA contains:
- a CDS encoding ribonuclease, translating to MKRAWAFSCILALGAILSGCNKDGSQNATQNPDASASQALPQPGQAASGTPAASGAQERSTPAAITKAQLPGEAAETLRLIKAGGPFPFGEDGVLFRNSASLLPQHPRGYYHAYTVRTPGSTDRGLRRIVCGGPRKQTTDCYYTEDYYASFKRIAE from the coding sequence GTGAAACGAGCGTGGGCTTTCTCCTGCATCCTCGCCTTGGGCGCGATCCTCAGCGGATGCAACAAGGACGGATCGCAAAATGCCACTCAGAATCCTGACGCATCTGCGAGTCAGGCGCTGCCGCAGCCTGGGCAGGCCGCGAGTGGCACACCCGCTGCATCGGGCGCGCAGGAGCGGAGCACGCCGGCCGCCATCACCAAAGCTCAGTTGCCAGGGGAAGCAGCTGAGACACTGCGTCTGATCAAAGCGGGCGGTCCTTTTCCTTTTGGCGAGGACGGTGTGTTGTTCCGCAACAGCGCGTCTTTGCTGCCGCAGCATCCGCGGGGCTACTACCACGCATACACAGTTCGCACGCCTGGTTCAACGGATCGCGGGCTACGCCGCATCGTATGTGGTGGACCACGCAAGCAAACCACCGACTGCTATTACACCGAGGACTACTACGCCAGTTTCAAACGCATTGCAGAATAA
- a CDS encoding GlxA family transcriptional regulator — protein sequence MSSTIETRHESRLDAGLHDLRVTRYGFLLLDNFSLIALGTAVDPLRIANMLIERKVYEYQLIGASDEYVCSSDGIRVMPDTSMAEAGKFDAVFVVGPNPIPRKGIGAVLDWLRLHARSGTALGGLDTGSYFLARAGLLNGYRCTIHWEDQDVLLEQFPKLTVSNRLYEVDRDRYTCSGGVAPLDLMIHLLGMPPGSHSLAARVLELLVAERRSHEQRQVTSLRQYIGAEHAKLDEALQVMESNVEETLSVAEIASFLEVSQRQLERWFQERLGKTPAQAYLEIRLLRARQLLYRTAKSLEEVCARTGFTSLTHFATRYKAQFHISPMADRRRYQKAL from the coding sequence ATGTCGTCAACCATTGAAACTCGCCACGAAAGTCGCCTCGATGCAGGACTGCATGACTTGCGCGTCACGCGTTATGGATTTCTGCTGCTGGACAACTTCTCGCTGATCGCGTTGGGCACCGCCGTGGATCCGTTGCGAATCGCGAACATGCTGATCGAGCGGAAGGTCTACGAGTACCAGCTGATCGGGGCAAGCGACGAATACGTGTGTTCCAGCGATGGGATCCGCGTGATGCCCGACACGTCGATGGCGGAAGCCGGCAAGTTCGACGCCGTCTTCGTCGTCGGGCCCAATCCGATTCCGCGCAAGGGGATCGGCGCTGTGCTGGACTGGTTGCGCTTGCACGCACGCAGTGGGACGGCACTCGGCGGCCTCGACACGGGCAGCTATTTTCTGGCGCGAGCCGGTCTGCTCAACGGCTATCGATGCACGATCCACTGGGAAGATCAGGACGTGTTACTCGAGCAGTTCCCCAAACTCACAGTGTCGAACCGCCTGTATGAGGTCGACCGCGACCGCTATACGTGCAGCGGCGGCGTAGCGCCGCTGGATCTCATGATTCATCTGCTCGGCATGCCGCCCGGAAGCCATTCGCTGGCAGCGCGCGTACTCGAACTGCTGGTCGCGGAGCGGCGCAGTCATGAGCAACGACAGGTCACGTCGCTGCGGCAGTACATCGGTGCCGAGCACGCGAAACTGGATGAAGCGCTGCAGGTCATGGAGAGCAATGTCGAAGAGACCTTGTCGGTAGCGGAGATCGCGTCGTTTCTCGAAGTCTCGCAGCGGCAACTCGAACGCTGGTTTCAGGAGCGGCTAGGCAAGACGCCCGCGCAGGCTTACCTGGAAATTCGCTTGTTGCGCGCGAGGCAGTTGCTCTACCGAACGGCAAAGTCCCTCGAAGAAGTTTGCGCACGCACGGGTTTTACTTCGCTGACGCATTTTGCGACCCGCTACAAGGCGCAGTTTCACATCTCGCCGATGGCGGACCGCAGGCGTTATCAAAAGGCGCTATAA
- a CDS encoding M24 family metallopeptidase: MKLENLIRIENGEKVKHTFSDAEYAGRQGKLRELMARENIDAVLFTSYHNINYYADFLYCSFGRKYGLVVTDRKVVSISANIDGGQPWRRTVGDYNVVYTDWQRDNFFRAVQGEIDNKGRVGVEFDQIPVEVLGKLKAALSSVEFVDISAQTMRMRMIKSAEEIEVIKHGANVCDVGGAALAAAVHEGVPEHEVALASTQAMVREIARRFPDSELMDTWTWFQSGINTDGAHNPVTTRKVQKGDILSLNCFSMIAGYYTALERTMFFDHCPDEHLRLWKVNVEVHEAGLKLIKPGARCCDIANELNKIYAEYGLLKYRTFGYGHSFGVLSHYYGREAGLELREDIETVLEPNMVVSMEPMIMLPEGQPGAGGYREHDILVIGEKGATNITGFPYGPDHNIIAA, encoded by the coding sequence ATGAAACTGGAGAACCTGATCCGGATCGAGAACGGCGAGAAAGTGAAGCACACTTTCTCCGATGCCGAATATGCAGGCCGTCAAGGCAAGCTGCGTGAACTGATGGCGCGCGAGAACATCGACGCCGTATTGTTCACCTCGTATCACAACATCAACTATTACGCGGATTTTCTTTACTGCTCGTTCGGCCGCAAGTACGGGCTGGTCGTGACGGACAGGAAAGTCGTGTCGATCTCGGCGAATATCGATGGCGGACAGCCGTGGCGTCGTACCGTCGGCGACTACAACGTGGTCTATACCGACTGGCAGCGTGACAACTTCTTTCGTGCCGTACAGGGCGAGATCGACAACAAGGGACGCGTGGGCGTCGAGTTCGATCAGATCCCCGTCGAAGTACTGGGCAAACTGAAGGCCGCGCTGTCGTCCGTCGAGTTCGTCGACATCAGCGCGCAGACCATGCGGATGCGCATGATCAAGTCCGCGGAAGAAATCGAAGTGATCAAACACGGCGCGAATGTGTGCGACGTGGGTGGCGCGGCGCTCGCGGCAGCCGTGCACGAAGGCGTGCCTGAGCACGAAGTGGCGCTGGCATCGACGCAGGCCATGGTGCGTGAAATCGCGCGGCGCTTTCCCGATTCGGAACTGATGGATACGTGGACGTGGTTTCAGTCCGGCATCAATACCGACGGCGCACACAACCCTGTGACGACGCGCAAGGTGCAAAAGGGCGACATCCTGAGCCTGAACTGCTTTTCGATGATCGCGGGTTACTACACGGCACTCGAACGCACGATGTTCTTCGATCATTGCCCGGACGAGCATCTGCGGCTCTGGAAGGTGAATGTCGAGGTGCATGAAGCCGGGCTCAAACTCATCAAGCCGGGTGCGCGCTGCTGCGATATCGCGAATGAACTGAACAAGATCTACGCCGAGTATGGCCTGCTCAAATACCGCACGTTCGGCTACGGCCATTCTTTCGGCGTGTTGTCCCACTACTACGGACGCGAAGCCGGCCTCGAATTGCGCGAAGACATCGAGACGGTGCTGGAGCCGAACATGGTCGTCTCAATGGAGCCGATGATCATGTTGCCGGAAGGCCAGCCGGGCGCGGGCGGTTACCGTGAGCACGACATTCTCGTGATCGGCGAGAAGGGCGCGACCAACATCACCGGTTTTCCGTATGGGCCGGACCACAACATCATCGCGGCCTGA
- the glyA gene encoding serine hydroxymethyltransferase, which produces MFSKEQTIAGFDPELSNAMLLERQRQEDHIELIASENYTSPRVLEAQGSVLTNKYAEGYPGKRYYGGCEHVDVVESLAIDRARQLFGAAYANVQPHSGSQANAAVYLALLAPGDTILGMSLAHGGHLTHGAKVSFSGKVFNAVQYGVDASTGLIDYDEVERLALEHRPKMIVAGFSAYSRVLDFARFREIADRIDAYLFVDMAHVAGLVAAGLYPNPIPFADVVTTTTHKTLRGPRGGLILARANEAIEKKLNSMVFPGTQGGPLMHVIAAKAVAFREALGAEFVAYQKQTLANARAMVAVFIERGYKIVSGGTDDHLFLVDLIDKGITGKDADAALGRAHITVNKNAVPNDPQSPFVTSGIRIGTPALTTRGFDENDAKLTASLVCDVLEHLGDAQTEARVREQVGQLCARLPVYDR; this is translated from the coding sequence ATGTTTTCAAAAGAACAGACGATCGCAGGCTTCGATCCCGAACTGTCGAATGCGATGCTGCTCGAGCGGCAACGGCAGGAAGATCATATCGAGCTGATCGCATCGGAAAACTACACGAGCCCGCGCGTGCTCGAAGCACAGGGTTCGGTGCTGACCAACAAGTACGCGGAAGGGTATCCAGGCAAGCGCTATTACGGCGGCTGCGAGCATGTGGACGTGGTCGAGTCACTCGCCATTGACCGCGCCAGGCAGCTTTTCGGCGCAGCGTATGCGAACGTTCAACCGCACAGCGGCTCACAGGCCAACGCAGCCGTGTATCTGGCCTTGCTCGCACCGGGCGACACCATTCTCGGCATGAGCCTCGCGCACGGCGGTCATCTGACGCACGGTGCGAAAGTGTCGTTTTCGGGCAAGGTGTTCAATGCGGTGCAATACGGCGTCGATGCGTCGACCGGCTTGATCGATTACGACGAAGTCGAACGGCTCGCGCTCGAGCATCGGCCGAAGATGATCGTCGCGGGCTTTTCGGCGTATTCGCGTGTGCTCGACTTTGCACGCTTTCGTGAAATCGCCGATCGTATCGACGCATATCTATTCGTCGATATGGCGCATGTGGCGGGTCTCGTTGCCGCCGGCCTGTATCCGAATCCCATTCCGTTTGCGGATGTCGTGACGACGACCACGCACAAGACCTTGCGCGGCCCGCGCGGCGGCCTGATTCTCGCGCGCGCAAATGAAGCGATCGAAAAGAAGCTTAATTCGATGGTCTTTCCGGGCACGCAAGGCGGCCCGCTGATGCATGTGATCGCAGCGAAAGCGGTCGCCTTCCGTGAGGCGCTCGGCGCGGAATTCGTTGCCTACCAGAAGCAGACGTTGGCCAATGCGCGCGCGATGGTGGCTGTTTTCATCGAACGCGGCTATAAGATCGTATCGGGCGGCACCGACGATCATCTGTTCCTGGTGGATCTGATCGATAAAGGCATCACAGGCAAGGACGCGGACGCCGCGCTCGGCCGCGCGCACATCACGGTGAACAAGAACGCGGTGCCGAACGATCCACAATCGCCATTCGTGACGAGCGGCATCCGCATCGGCACGCCTGCACTGACCACGCGTGGCTTCGACGAGAACGACGCGAAGCTCACGGCATCGCTCGTATGCGATGTACTCGAACACCTGGGCGATGCGCAGACGGAAGCCCGCGTGCGCGAGCAGGTTGGGCAGCTTTGCGCGCGATTGCCCGTGTATGACCGCTGA
- a CDS encoding creatininase has product MKQSVVIGELAAPDYARRIGDGWPVLIPLGALEQHGPHMSMNPDVLLPTAIGIAVAQNIDALVAPAIAYGYKSQQKSGGGNHLCGTTSLDGHTLSSTIKDILKEFARHGARRMCLINGHFENSMFAVEGIDLALRELRWEGIDDVQVVLLSYWDFVTEATIARIYPDGFPGWAVEHGGVLETSLMLHLHPHLVDMSQVPAHAAATFPPYDVFPPIPEWTPASGCLSSAAAATADKGKLLFDVCVEGMSQALSEAWQARANASLASRA; this is encoded by the coding sequence ATGAAGCAAAGCGTGGTAATTGGAGAGCTCGCGGCGCCGGACTACGCGCGCCGTATCGGCGACGGCTGGCCCGTGCTGATCCCCCTCGGCGCACTGGAGCAGCACGGTCCGCACATGTCGATGAACCCCGACGTGCTGCTGCCGACGGCGATCGGCATTGCCGTTGCGCAAAACATCGACGCGCTCGTCGCACCGGCCATCGCCTACGGCTATAAGTCACAGCAAAAGAGTGGCGGCGGCAATCATCTGTGCGGCACCACGAGTCTCGACGGCCATACGTTGTCGTCGACCATCAAGGACATCCTCAAGGAATTCGCGCGGCACGGCGCGCGCAGAATGTGTCTCATCAACGGTCACTTTGAGAACTCGATGTTCGCCGTCGAAGGTATCGACCTTGCGTTGCGCGAGCTGCGCTGGGAGGGCATTGACGACGTTCAGGTGGTGCTGCTGTCGTATTGGGACTTCGTCACCGAGGCGACGATTGCGCGGATCTACCCGGACGGATTTCCGGGCTGGGCCGTCGAGCACGGCGGCGTATTGGAGACGTCGCTGATGTTGCATCTGCATCCGCATCTGGTGGATATGTCGCAGGTGCCCGCGCATGCGGCGGCGACGTTTCCGCCCTACGACGTGTTTCCGCCGATCCCCGAATGGACGCCCGCATCAGGATGTCTTTCGTCCGCGGCGGCCGCCACGGCGGACAAAGGCAAGCTGCTATTCGACGTCTGCGTTGAAGGTATGTCGCAGGCACTGAGCGAGGCGTGGCAAGCCCGCGCCAACGCATCGCTTGCATCGCGAGCCTGA
- a CDS encoding purine-cytosine permease family protein produces MSTHESSHTQQAVEADKAWSIEQHAIDPIPRKDRHGTPAELFKMWIGANTNYVVVVTGALALSQGLSLWQALLAILVGNAFGCFVLGLTTIMGPKTGTSGIMTSRSSFGQLGSFLPKAVSLISALSWFSINSVVATQALESLLKMGGFHSHGVVWVSLAIILAAEIVLAIFGHATIIAAEKWIAVVLAVLFAGLAAFVLPHTSLAIASQVNHGGGSFSTWLIAMGIVFSYPIGWANFASDYSRYFPAETSWKKIVLAAGGGQFVALVFCEVIGVLFATALGGSLGDDPVSQLSRFLPTWFIVPLLFAIILGGIAANVPNGYTAGLGLLALRIPINRITSLAIIALFTLTFRIVTVFYGQFFDMYQVFLNYMVFWTAPWAAIVVVDYFMRGGRYRTDDWMKWGSGAYWYTGGIFWPGIIAWALGIVASIVFSNSPTYVSPLMRDYLGWGDLSFEFSLLTGGIAYFLLARRHPLFHTSSSGDRLQGDVHSSSI; encoded by the coding sequence ATGAGCACGCATGAAAGCAGTCACACGCAACAGGCAGTGGAGGCCGACAAGGCGTGGAGCATCGAGCAGCACGCCATCGATCCCATTCCCCGCAAAGACCGGCATGGCACGCCAGCCGAACTCTTCAAGATGTGGATCGGCGCAAACACGAACTACGTAGTCGTCGTCACGGGCGCGCTGGCGCTCTCGCAGGGGCTGTCGTTATGGCAGGCGTTGCTCGCGATTCTGGTGGGCAATGCATTTGGCTGTTTCGTGCTCGGTCTGACGACCATCATGGGGCCGAAGACGGGCACATCGGGCATCATGACGTCGCGAAGTTCATTCGGGCAGCTTGGTTCTTTTCTGCCGAAAGCCGTCAGTCTGATTTCGGCCTTGAGCTGGTTCTCGATCAACTCCGTCGTCGCGACCCAGGCACTCGAATCGCTGCTGAAAATGGGCGGTTTTCACAGCCACGGCGTGGTGTGGGTCTCGCTTGCGATCATTCTGGCTGCGGAGATCGTGCTGGCGATATTCGGTCACGCCACCATCATTGCGGCAGAAAAATGGATCGCGGTAGTACTTGCGGTCCTGTTTGCGGGACTCGCCGCATTCGTGTTGCCGCATACGAGCCTTGCAATCGCGTCGCAGGTCAATCATGGCGGCGGGTCGTTCAGCACGTGGCTGATCGCAATGGGGATCGTGTTTTCTTACCCGATCGGCTGGGCCAATTTTGCCTCGGACTACAGCCGCTATTTCCCTGCGGAAACGAGCTGGAAGAAGATCGTGCTCGCGGCGGGCGGTGGCCAGTTCGTCGCGCTGGTGTTCTGCGAAGTGATCGGTGTGCTGTTCGCGACGGCGCTCGGTGGCTCGCTCGGCGACGATCCTGTCAGCCAGTTGTCGCGCTTTCTGCCGACGTGGTTCATCGTGCCGTTGCTGTTCGCGATCATTCTCGGCGGCATCGCGGCCAACGTGCCCAACGGCTATACGGCGGGTCTCGGTCTGCTCGCGTTGCGCATTCCGATCAACCGCATTACGTCGCTGGCGATCATCGCATTGTTCACATTGACGTTTCGTATCGTCACGGTGTTCTACGGACAGTTCTTCGACATGTACCAGGTCTTTCTCAACTACATGGTCTTCTGGACTGCGCCTTGGGCCGCGATTGTCGTCGTCGACTACTTCATGCGCGGAGGCCGCTATCGCACCGACGACTGGATGAAGTGGGGCAGTGGCGCGTACTGGTACACGGGCGGGATATTCTGGCCTGGCATCATTGCGTGGGCACTGGGGATCGTCGCGTCGATCGTGTTCTCCAACTCGCCGACCTATGTCAGCCCGTTGATGCGCGACTATCTCGGCTGGGGCGACCTGAGCTTCGAGTTCTCCCTGCTGACGGGCGGTATTGCGTACTTCCTGCTTGCGCGCCGGCATCCGCTCTTTCACACATCGTCGTCTGGGGATCGCCTGCAAGGCGACGTGCACTCCAGCTCGATCTGA
- a CDS encoding MFS transporter: MSTRRTLSGDSANGIIAPSGASDSSMNESVDPKLLRRAACASFIGNFVEWFDYASYGYLATIIAVVFFPKTDGTTGLLAAYGVFAISFIVRPIGGIVWGHFGDKVGRRTSLSLSILIMSCSTFVIALLPTYAQVGVFAPVLLLVVRVIQGFSASGEYAGASAFLAEYAPAKRRGFYTSIVPASTAAGLLFGSILIAVLHAALSTEQLHSFGWRLPFLLAAPFGLIGRYIRVKLEDTPRFKALEHDHHVARAPIAELLGKHRMKMLIAFGVTCLNAVAFYLVLSYMPTYLSTELGMDETASFIAATISLTAYIGLVFVMGALSDRIGRKSMLIGASILFAVLTVPLFKGLAGASFMMIVAIQIAFGALLTMNDGTLPCFLSEIFPTRVRYSGFAFCFNAANALFGGTAPLVATWLIGATGNKLAPAWYLVGAAGVALIAMIFSRETSQAPLADE; the protein is encoded by the coding sequence ATGAGCACGAGAAGAACCTTGTCGGGCGATTCCGCGAACGGCATCATCGCGCCGTCAGGAGCAAGTGACAGTTCCATGAATGAATCGGTGGACCCGAAACTGCTCAGGCGCGCGGCATGTGCGAGCTTCATCGGCAACTTTGTCGAATGGTTCGATTACGCGTCGTACGGTTATCTCGCGACGATCATTGCCGTGGTGTTCTTTCCGAAGACGGACGGCACCACGGGACTGCTGGCGGCATATGGCGTGTTCGCCATTTCGTTCATCGTGCGGCCGATCGGCGGTATTGTCTGGGGTCACTTCGGCGACAAGGTCGGCCGGCGGACATCGTTATCGCTGTCTATTCTGATCATGTCGTGCTCGACTTTCGTCATTGCACTATTGCCAACCTATGCGCAGGTCGGGGTGTTCGCGCCCGTTCTGCTTCTGGTCGTACGCGTGATTCAGGGCTTTTCGGCCTCGGGCGAATACGCGGGCGCTTCGGCGTTCCTCGCCGAATACGCACCGGCAAAGCGACGTGGCTTCTATACGAGCATCGTACCGGCGAGCACAGCGGCAGGTCTGCTGTTTGGCTCGATTCTCATCGCTGTATTGCATGCCGCGTTGAGCACCGAGCAACTGCATTCGTTCGGATGGCGTTTGCCGTTCCTGCTGGCAGCACCGTTTGGTCTGATCGGTCGGTACATCCGCGTGAAACTCGAGGACACGCCGCGTTTCAAGGCGCTGGAGCACGACCATCACGTGGCGCGCGCGCCCATTGCCGAACTGCTGGGCAAGCATCGGATGAAGATGTTGATCGCGTTCGGTGTGACGTGCCTGAATGCCGTCGCGTTCTATCTGGTGTTGAGCTATATGCCGACCTATCTGTCGACGGAATTGGGTATGGACGAGACGGCCTCGTTCATTGCTGCGACGATCTCGCTGACGGCCTACATCGGGCTGGTGTTCGTGATGGGCGCGCTGTCCGATCGCATCGGACGCAAGTCGATGCTGATCGGCGCGTCGATCCTGTTCGCGGTGTTGACGGTGCCGCTCTTCAAGGGGCTGGCCGGCGCGAGCTTCATGATGATCGTCGCGATCCAGATCGCCTTTGGCGCATTGCTGACGATGAACGACGGCACGCTGCCTTGCTTTCTCTCAGAGATCTTTCCGACACGGGTGCGCTATAGCGGCTTCGCGTTCTGCTTCAATGCGGCGAATGCGCTCTTCGGCGGCACGGCGCCGCTCGTCGCGACATGGCTGATCGGTGCGACGGGCAATAAGCTCGCGCCAGCGTGGTATCTGGTCGGCGCGGCAGGTGTCGCGCTGATCGCGATGATCTTCAGCCGCGAGACCTCGCAAGCACCGTTGGCCGACGAGTAA
- a CDS encoding GlxA family transcriptional regulator: MGTTADSFEVKPPVHFGIVLLPNFTLTAFSGFVDLLRLASDDADFSKPVRCAWTIVGETLTPVRASCGIQVQPWQTFDDAGRFDYVVVIGGLLHSGPGVGDATLRFIRHAADSSSTLVGICTGVFALSSAGVMDGHRVCVSWFHYWDYIGRFPHVDESLLVADRLFAIDGRRITCSGGRASIDVAAAILQRHIDVATVQKALRILLVEDAQRPSAPQPHPPGTEPVTHPRVKRVVHLMEQHIGRPLSMEELADRVEVSVRQLQRLFKTQTGESPLAYARRMRLKTAAWLLTDSDRTVADIAATCGFSDASHMGREFRREYGVAPNVYRAARGNLPVGARGNGETQAVRRSPKAAGYSAL; encoded by the coding sequence ATGGGCACTACAGCCGATTCATTCGAGGTCAAGCCGCCCGTGCACTTCGGCATTGTCCTTCTGCCGAATTTCACGCTGACAGCATTTTCCGGCTTTGTGGATCTCTTGCGTCTTGCCAGCGACGATGCCGATTTCAGCAAGCCGGTGCGGTGCGCATGGACGATAGTCGGCGAAACGCTGACGCCAGTGAGGGCGAGTTGCGGCATTCAGGTCCAGCCGTGGCAAACCTTCGACGACGCAGGGCGCTTCGATTATGTGGTCGTGATCGGCGGCCTGCTGCATTCGGGACCTGGCGTCGGGGATGCCACACTTCGCTTCATTCGACATGCCGCCGATTCGTCGTCCACGCTCGTGGGGATTTGCACTGGCGTGTTCGCGTTGTCGAGCGCGGGTGTGATGGACGGACATCGCGTGTGTGTCAGCTGGTTTCACTACTGGGACTACATTGGACGGTTTCCGCATGTCGACGAAAGCCTGCTCGTCGCCGACCGGCTGTTCGCGATCGATGGGCGCCGTATCACGTGCTCGGGTGGTCGCGCGTCCATCGATGTGGCAGCGGCCATTCTGCAGCGGCACATCGACGTTGCGACTGTTCAGAAAGCGCTGCGTATCCTGCTCGTGGAAGATGCGCAGCGCCCGAGCGCACCGCAACCGCACCCGCCCGGCACCGAACCCGTGACACATCCTCGGGTGAAGCGAGTCGTTCATCTGATGGAGCAGCACATTGGGCGACCGTTGAGCATGGAAGAACTGGCCGATCGGGTGGAGGTGTCCGTGCGACAACTCCAACGGCTGTTCAAGACGCAAACGGGTGAATCGCCCCTTGCGTACGCGCGTCGGATGCGGCTGAAGACGGCTGCATGGCTGTTGACGGACTCGGACCGGACGGTGGCGGATATCGCGGCAACCTGTGGCTTTTCGGACGCCTCTCACATGGGGCGTGAATTTCGACGCGAGTATGGCGTCGCCCCCAACGTGTATCGCGCCGCTCGGGGCAATTTGCCGGTAGGTGCGCGCGGCAACGGGGAAACTCAAGCGGTTCGCCGTAGCCCTAAAGCGGCCGGTTATTCCGCGCTGTAG